A genomic window from Heterodontus francisci isolate sHetFra1 chromosome 36, sHetFra1.hap1, whole genome shotgun sequence includes:
- the LOC137351489 gene encoding probable G-protein coupled receptor 139, whose translation MEQFVNKTGEGGINLLTIGVLSRGKCGLSKCVTRYLVAMSAADLLVIILDLILRHIPIVYWEHFRFLWSIPVCNIHAVLLYAATDCSVWFTVTFTFDRFVAICCQNLKSKYCTEKMAAVVLGIVTLLSCLKNIFWYFMFTSRYWRMNVPWFCFVTLAIVESRVWTTIEFLHNILTPGLPFVVILLLNTLTIRHILVSSRGRRRLQALRSGETRRDPEMESRRKSIILLSVISANFILLWAVLMVYSIWRRMRDLGYQSIYLPLFLLELGFMLQLLSCCTNTVIYAVTQTQFREQLKNVLKYPFTPIVKFIQGARN comes from the exons atggaacagtttgtaaacaagacaggggagggaggga ttaacttgctgacgattggggtcctgtctcggggaaagtgcggtctctccaaatgtgtcactcgctacctggtggccatgtcagcggcggatctactggtcattatcctcgacctgatattgaggcacattcccattgtttattgggaacatttTCGGTTCCtatggtccatccccgtgtgtaatatccatgcagtcctgctttacgcagccacagactgttctgtctggttcaccgtcactttcacctttgatcgatttgtggccatttgttgccagaatctgaaaagtaaatattgcaccgagaaaatggcagctgtggttctgggaataGTGAcactgctgagctgtttaaagaacatcttctggtattttatgttcacaagTCGGTACTGGAGGATGAACgtcccctggttttgttttgtaacactggctattgtggaatctcgtgtctggacaacaatcgagttcctccacaacattctaaccccagggctcccatttgtggtgattctgctgctaaacactctcaccatcagacacattttagtgagcagcagaggacgcagaagactccAGGCTCTCAGAAGTGGGGAaactcgcagagacccagagatggagagccgaaggaaatccatcattttactgtcagTTATCTCGGctaatttcatcctgttgtgggcagtgttaatggtgtattcgatatggagACGGATGCGTGATTTAGGGTATCAGTCTATTTATCTACccttgtttctgctggaattgggcttcatgctacaactcctgagttgctgcacaaacactgtgatttatgcc